TTTCAAGTCTAGACCTTGACATTGTCAATCTCTTTAACTAACTGAGGCACGGACTCAAAGAGATCCGCGACAAGTCCCACATCAGCTACTTGGAAGATAGGAGCATCCGGATCCTTGTTGATCGCGATGATCATCTTTGATTCTTTCATGCCTGCCAGATGTTGGATTGCGCCAGAAATACCAATCGCAACATATAGCTCAGGGGCAACGACCTGAAAACAATTAAGAAAACGATGTACCAACTTCATGGGAAACGGTACTTCACCTTGCCTGTTTGACCAACTTGAAGAGAGTTATCGGCATATCCTGCATCTACCGCAGCCCTCGATGCCCCAACCGCTGATGGGTGACAAACCGCGTTAGTTGAAACAGACTCGGAGGACAGAATTTAAAGAAACGCACCAGCGCCAAGTGAATCAGCAAGAGGGTCCAAAATTGTGTCAAAGCTTTCTTTAGATTTGAGTGCACGACCACCGGATACGACTCTAGCAGCCGATGCTAGATCAGGGCGAGAAGATACGGTCAATTCTTCGGAAACAAATTGAGTAGGAGCTGGTGTGATATAAGTGGAAGAAATATGGATATTCAACATTAACCCACTGTCAACGGTTATAATatcaacatcctcaacgGCCGCAGATCCGTTTGCAACAGCTGCTTTGTCAAACGCTGTAGATCGCACAGTCACAACTTTGACAGAATCTTTGGGGGACGATTTTATGGTCAGAACCGCATTACCAGCATAAATTGGTCGAGTGAAAGTGTCGCCTGATGATTCAAGGGCAATAATATCGGCAATCTTCCGTGGTAATGGGAGTTCAGTTAAAAAATGCGTTGTGTGTTCTAGGACGACCCACCAAAGACGTGTCTAGCAATCCAGCCAATCTGGGAAAGATGTTTTTTCCAACAGCCGTGTGCGCTGCGAAAATGTGGGAGACATCCTTCGCTGATGCAATAGAGGCAAGTAAGGACGCTAGGGCTAAGAAGTCGGTGTAAATGACGTGCATCGCATCCATGTAACGGGCACTTACGTTCAGCGAGAGAGTGCGAGTAAGTGTCTGATGTCGCCAAGTAAATTTTGGATAGGTCTTTGATCCTACAATTATCCCGCTCAATGAGCGTAACTCATTATGAAATTTGTATCACTGTACTCTTTAGTCCTATCAAGGACATTTTCAATTTCGGACTTGGTGCCTACAAGAAGGCCATGTGTCTGCGAAATGCCCAGTGAGTACAAAACCGTCTCTTTAAAGACTCACGTCATTGCCTAATGTCTTAGCAGCAGTCACAGCACTGAGTGAAGCTTCATTGAGCTTCCCAGCTTTATGCtcgaggaagacgagggaCGAGACAAGCCTGCTGTTCGTTGATGCGAGTCGAGGGGTGAAAGATCGGGAAGCTCTTAGGGCTGATCTGTAAAGCATAGTGGGGAAGTAGAACGTGGCGAGTACTGGACGAAATGATAAACCGGGACCGGAGTGTGCAAAGTCAAGAGTGCGATGCATTTAAATATTTGGTTCATTATATGTGATACGGCGCTATGCAAGGCTCAGGCGACACGGAAGCTCCTCGCTGTACCGTCGGCCGGCTTTCTCCCAGCCGAATAATGCCCGACGCAACAAGTCTGCTCGGAAGTTGATTATTATGATTCGGCATTTCACGCCGTTTGATCCTTTTTGAAAGATGTGGCAAGTGCGCGGAAGCCCCGTTGTCAccatctctttcacttCCAAAGTAATACTTATAAACCTTAATAAAAACGGGCCTATAAGCAAGGCTATTATTAACCATTTTCGTTAATATGAATTTTCTAGTTTTCTCTTGCTAAATAATTCTAAAATTTGGGTGGCAGTAGGCTCGACGCAagcccctcgacggacattggctcGTCTCGTCGGACATTGGCTCGTCTCGTCACGAGAGAGCAATGTCCGTTCGAGGGGCTTGTcgcaaaaaaaaacagaCG
The genomic region above belongs to Cryptococcus neoformans var. neoformans JEC21 chromosome 4 sequence and contains:
- a CDS encoding ETF1-related; amino-acid sequence: MLYRSALRASRSFTPRLASTNSRLVSSLVFLEHKAGKLNEASLSAVTAAKTLGNDTHGLLVGTKSEIENVLDRTKEIKDLSKIYLATSDTYSHSLAEPLASLLASIASAKDVSHIFAAHTAVGKNIFPRLAGLLDTSLIADIIALESSGDTFTRPIYAGNAVLTIKSSPKDSVKVVTVRSTAFDKAAVANGSAAVEDVDIITVDTPTQFVSEELTVSSRPDLASAARVVSGGRALKSKESFDTILDPLADSLGAAVGASRAAVDAGYADNSLQVGQTGKVVAPELYVAIGISGAIQHLAGMKESKMIIAINKDPDAPIFQVADVGLVADLFESVPQLVKEIDNVKV